The Paraburkholderia acidisoli genome contains a region encoding:
- a CDS encoding TadE/TadG family type IV pilus assembly protein: MTAIPSTQRAPRAPRQPSRQRARPSKQRGVSSLMLLVLLIPLLLCVGIAVDIGRMVQFRSDLQNAVDEAALAGAAVFIDSTQSSLASSVATNYFNRAILPIAISVSAPTVTTNASGTINPTLGTSAAHSVTVSATAQVQTTLMALVAPSMATISTTATAANPVVQANLAFPTQVSAACDGNSVYLYQVPQNSTKTGYDYSSVPAYSTDNYYRIYTSYSPSSSMGQAVSQNLPTFSVNQPLGVMMRNDTNGNVGNSNCGVTVTGANSYGAPSGSSQAFYSSLLMNGQSPSENSNYTYSATVSVTTTNTQTTTTTTGYGAGTSTSSSSSYNVNSYSLTLPPSTLYPSGRTVSGTSSNLPSGYDQLTMIFGTSAPNNANSGCTTVGTPTTTNGNTTTTTSQSSTWYNQTTTKTVSTPTTTVTQYSCKTQYRTSQQGTGNCSLYVQTGAGVTKSYLSGISTSSQAPAAARGSCFDMTSAGANYSAPSCAQLSALASGSGSTAVAPAAVFWWDDAGGVGPGEQYYSPSSHCSQITSGSPGYGEDCQYKNMVVALQCQSSGGSGTGYTAVVLTN, encoded by the coding sequence GTGACCGCAATTCCCTCTACACAGCGCGCGCCGCGCGCGCCACGTCAGCCTTCGCGCCAGCGCGCGCGCCCGTCGAAACAGCGCGGCGTCTCGAGCCTCATGCTGCTCGTGCTGCTGATCCCGCTGCTGCTCTGCGTCGGGATCGCCGTGGACATCGGGCGCATGGTGCAGTTTCGCTCCGACCTGCAGAACGCCGTGGACGAAGCCGCGCTCGCGGGCGCGGCCGTGTTCATCGACTCGACGCAAAGCTCGCTCGCGTCGAGCGTGGCCACGAACTATTTCAATCGCGCGATTCTGCCGATCGCCATCTCCGTCTCGGCGCCCACGGTCACGACCAACGCGAGCGGCACCATCAACCCGACGCTCGGCACCTCGGCCGCCCACTCGGTGACGGTGAGCGCCACCGCACAGGTGCAGACCACGCTGATGGCGCTCGTCGCGCCTTCGATGGCGACGATCAGCACGACCGCCACGGCGGCGAACCCGGTGGTGCAGGCGAACCTCGCGTTCCCGACCCAGGTCTCGGCGGCGTGCGACGGCAACAGCGTCTATCTCTACCAGGTGCCGCAGAATTCGACCAAGACCGGCTACGACTATTCGAGCGTGCCCGCCTACAGCACCGACAACTACTACCGCATTTACACGAGCTATTCGCCGAGTTCGTCGATGGGTCAGGCCGTGAGCCAGAACCTGCCCACGTTCTCCGTGAACCAGCCGCTCGGCGTGATGATGCGCAACGACACCAACGGCAACGTCGGCAATTCGAACTGCGGCGTGACGGTCACGGGCGCGAACTCGTACGGCGCGCCGAGCGGATCTTCGCAGGCGTTCTATTCGTCGCTGCTGATGAACGGTCAATCGCCCAGCGAAAACTCGAACTACACCTACTCGGCGACGGTGTCGGTCACCACGACCAACACGCAGACGACCACCACCACGACCGGCTATGGCGCCGGTACCTCGACGAGCAGCAGCAGCAGCTACAACGTGAACTCCTACTCGCTCACGTTGCCGCCCAGCACGCTGTATCCGAGCGGCCGGACCGTTTCGGGAACGAGCTCGAATCTGCCTTCGGGCTACGATCAGCTCACGATGATCTTCGGAACGAGTGCGCCGAACAACGCGAATTCGGGCTGCACGACGGTCGGAACCCCGACCACGACGAACGGAAACACCACGACGACCACCTCGCAGTCGAGCACCTGGTACAACCAGACCACGACCAAGACGGTTTCGACGCCGACCACCACCGTCACGCAGTACAGCTGCAAGACGCAGTACCGCACGAGCCAGCAGGGCACCGGGAATTGCTCGCTGTACGTGCAGACGGGAGCCGGGGTGACGAAGAGTTATCTGTCCGGTATCTCGACGAGCTCGCAGGCGCCCGCCGCCGCGCGCGGCAGCTGCTTCGACATGACTTCGGCCGGCGCGAACTATTCGGCGCCGAGTTGCGCACAGCTTTCGGCGCTCGCGAGCGGCAGCGGGTCGACAGCCGTCGCGCCCGCGGCCGTGTTCTGGTGGGACGACGCGGGCGGCGTGGGTCCCGGCGAGCAGTACTACAGCCCGTCGTCGCATTGCTCGCAGATCACCTCCGGCAGCCCCGGCTACGGCGAGGACTGCCAGTACAAG
- a CDS encoding TadE/TadG family type IV pilus assembly protein yields MRRLRALLADNRGVAALEFAIILPIMLTLVFATYEISQFVRAQLKVDSASQAIADMVAQQAAGVTSGTSGSLGNFCTAGTLMMTPFAVGTNNSSFSMAVASVTNYSLTGPTVDWESDKSCSTTATALGSSAKSLATSPTNLIPTAGSPGDSVIVVTVNYVYNSPLHYIIPGLLTLTHTAFARPRSNGLILCTAPCT; encoded by the coding sequence ATGCGCAGGCTGCGTGCACTTCTCGCGGACAATCGCGGCGTCGCGGCGCTCGAGTTCGCCATCATCCTGCCGATCATGCTGACGCTCGTGTTCGCCACGTACGAAATCTCCCAGTTCGTGCGGGCGCAACTGAAAGTGGACAGCGCCTCGCAGGCGATCGCCGACATGGTCGCGCAACAGGCGGCGGGCGTGACGAGCGGCACCTCGGGCTCGCTCGGCAACTTCTGCACGGCCGGGACGCTGATGATGACGCCGTTCGCCGTTGGCACCAACAACTCGTCGTTTTCGATGGCGGTGGCGAGCGTGACCAACTATTCGCTGACCGGTCCCACGGTGGACTGGGAAAGCGACAAATCGTGCAGCACCACGGCAACGGCGCTGGGCTCGAGCGCCAAGTCGCTCGCCACGTCGCCGACCAACCTGATTCCCACGGCGGGCTCGCCCGGCGACAGCGTGATCGTGGTCACGGTCAACTACGTCTATAACTCGCCGCTCCATTACATCATCCCGGGCCTGCTGACCCTGACGCATACCGCGTTCGCGCGACCGCGCAGCAACGGCTTGATTCTCTGTACGGCGCCGTGCACGTGA
- a CDS encoding TadE family protein: MTGKPFRPARARRRLAASKRRARGATALEFALILPFFILVVTMILELSFVFVVQEMLDNAARDAARQLRIGNLSGSSYASSLTTVICNDLTFSKFTLVPSCASNIQLYVAAAASGSPAGYGFTTLKTAAVSGQTMAQTQATVSANYDVLLQIGYSYPWMLPGLKLVTGNAMLISTIAFQTEPY, translated from the coding sequence ATGACGGGAAAACCCTTCCGCCCGGCGCGCGCGCGGCGCCGGCTCGCGGCCAGCAAGCGGCGCGCGCGCGGCGCGACGGCGCTCGAGTTCGCGCTGATCCTGCCGTTCTTCATCCTCGTCGTCACGATGATCCTCGAACTGAGCTTCGTGTTCGTCGTCCAGGAGATGCTCGACAATGCCGCGCGCGACGCCGCCCGGCAACTGCGGATCGGCAATCTCTCGGGCAGCAGTTACGCGAGCTCGCTCACCACGGTCATCTGCAACGACCTCACGTTCTCGAAGTTCACGCTGGTGCCGTCGTGCGCCAGCAACATCCAGCTTTACGTGGCCGCCGCGGCATCGGGCTCGCCCGCCGGCTACGGCTTCACGACGCTCAAGACCGCGGCCGTGAGCGGCCAGACCATGGCACAGACGCAGGCCACCGTTTCGGCCAACTACGACGTGCTGCTGCAGATCGGCTATTCGTACCCGTGGATGCTGCCGGGTCTGAAGCTCGTCACCGGCAACGCCATGCTGATCTCCACGATCGCCTTCCAGACGGAGCCCTACTGA
- a CDS encoding tetratricopeptide repeat protein: protein MNPIPRPMRALLAALLVPLGLLAGCSSTPHYAAAPPGPRPLTHTLGATDDLRIAAGALESGDVQLAGSLYEKALKADPNSVDANLGMGDCLFQTGDLERARIAYGRAAAIAPDARLPKLALARVALKQRRFDEATHLYRDLLARTPNDPAAAAGLGTVLDLTGHHDEAQTTYRDALAQHPDAMALRIDLGLSLTLAGRPREGVNVLLDVASIADAPPQARQDLALAYGLLGNDAAAEKILLADLPKNSVQDNLRYYARVRSAMQSRATASQSAQPAAAAVAVAAPVATPVSVTTSDARTVSMTPATLPAPRRAAAATSAALAPASPATALSSASDAQIPLTGGFGGQSRLIEAK, encoded by the coding sequence ATGAACCCTATTCCTCGCCCCATGCGAGCGCTGCTCGCTGCGCTTCTCGTTCCGCTCGGCTTGCTCGCGGGCTGCTCCAGCACGCCGCACTACGCGGCGGCGCCCCCCGGTCCGCGTCCGCTGACGCACACGCTCGGCGCGACCGACGACCTGCGTATCGCCGCGGGCGCGCTCGAATCGGGCGACGTGCAGTTGGCGGGTTCGCTCTACGAGAAGGCGCTCAAGGCCGATCCGAACTCGGTGGACGCCAATCTCGGCATGGGCGACTGTCTGTTCCAGACCGGCGACCTCGAACGCGCGCGCATCGCTTATGGCCGCGCCGCCGCGATCGCGCCCGACGCGCGCCTGCCGAAGCTCGCGCTCGCGCGCGTCGCGCTCAAGCAGCGGCGTTTCGACGAGGCCACGCACCTGTATCGCGATCTGCTCGCGCGCACGCCCAATGATCCGGCCGCGGCCGCCGGTCTCGGCACCGTGCTCGACCTCACCGGCCATCACGACGAAGCGCAGACGACCTACCGCGACGCGCTCGCGCAGCACCCCGACGCCATGGCGCTGCGTATCGACCTCGGTCTCTCGCTCACGCTCGCCGGACGCCCGCGCGAAGGCGTGAACGTGCTGCTCGACGTGGCCAGCATTGCCGACGCGCCGCCGCAGGCTCGCCAGGATCTCGCGCTCGCCTACGGCCTGCTCGGCAACGACGCGGCCGCCGAGAAGATCCTGCTCGCCGACCTGCCCAAGAACTCGGTGCAAGACAACCTGCGCTACTACGCGCGCGTGCGTTCGGCGATGCAAAGCCGCGCCACGGCCTCGCAAAGCGCACAGCCGGCCGCAGCGGCGGTGGCGGTCGCGGCGCCGGTGGCGACGCCCGTCTCGGTGACAACCAGCGACGCACGCACCGTTTCGATGACGCCGGCCACGCTGCCCGCGCCGAGGCGTGCCGCCGCGGCCACGAGCGCGGCGCTGGCTCCGGCGAGCCCGGCCACGGCGCTCTCGAGCGCCAGCGACGCGCAGATCCCGCTCACGGGCGGTTTCGGCGGCCAGTCGCGCCTGATCGAAGCCAAGTAA
- a CDS encoding type II secretion system F family protein: MSVAAGNLVLIGLLIAGVYLYIRTGNSTRARVSERARAMSLAAHSINPNAGENANAGLLGRVNKLSRLFALVGERLPLFDAKQRAKLALACRRAGFYGHRAMSMLVGLKFTCGIAAGACAVVFGAKVPVFGQFLILRAMLMLAAFIIGMIVPEYFLSFMARRRRRQIARVLPDALDLLVICTNAGHSLAVGIQRVAKEIRTVSVPLADELDITSSELHLGGDAAIALNNLSDRIDLPSVRSLVSTLVQSQQYGTPITSALKTLSKGSRAQAMLELEEKAAKLAPKMTLPMMLFILPTVTIVAAGPAVLRLLTVFGK; encoded by the coding sequence ATGTCCGTCGCGGCAGGCAATCTCGTCCTGATCGGCCTCTTGATCGCGGGCGTGTATCTGTACATTCGCACCGGCAACAGCACACGCGCGCGCGTTTCGGAACGCGCACGCGCCATGTCGCTGGCTGCGCACAGCATCAATCCGAACGCGGGTGAAAACGCCAACGCCGGCTTGCTCGGGCGCGTGAACAAACTGAGCCGGCTGTTCGCGCTGGTCGGCGAGCGCCTGCCGCTATTCGACGCGAAGCAGCGCGCGAAACTCGCGCTCGCCTGCCGCCGCGCGGGCTTCTACGGACATCGCGCGATGTCGATGCTGGTGGGCCTGAAGTTCACCTGCGGCATTGCCGCGGGCGCCTGCGCCGTGGTGTTCGGCGCCAAGGTACCCGTGTTCGGCCAGTTCCTGATCCTGCGCGCGATGCTCATGCTCGCCGCGTTCATCATCGGCATGATCGTGCCGGAATATTTTCTCTCGTTCATGGCGCGCCGCCGCCGCCGCCAGATCGCCCGCGTGCTGCCCGACGCGCTCGACCTGCTCGTGATCTGCACGAACGCGGGGCACAGCCTCGCCGTTGGGATCCAGCGCGTGGCGAAGGAAATCCGCACGGTGTCCGTGCCGCTCGCAGACGAACTCGATATCACGTCCTCCGAACTGCATCTGGGCGGGGACGCCGCGATCGCGCTGAACAACCTGAGCGACCGCATCGACCTGCCTTCGGTGCGCAGCCTCGTTTCGACGCTCGTGCAATCGCAGCAGTACGGCACGCCGATCACGAGCGCGCTCAAGACGCTCTCGAAGGGCAGCCGCGCGCAAGCGATGCTGGAGCTCGAGGAAAAGGCCGCGAAACTCGCGCCGAAAATGACGTTGCCCATGATGCTCTTCATCCTGCCGACGGTGACCATCGTCGCCGCGGGTCCGGCGGTCCTGCGCCTCCTGACTGTGTTTGGAAAATGA
- a CDS encoding type II secretion system F family protein: MSPADIVTAGAFLGVIFIGLILSTLRDARRAQPEVRIRVRLQEIQTLEITETVSPDAKAAELFKLRSPEGWLEVWYRRHRQRLATIGGSHGMKWMVVAAVLGFVASIVASKLPWIHGPFVPLLFLLLPALAVVMAYRMLNRRFSTRFLKAFPDTLDLVIRAVRAGVPVTYAIAAAGEQADEPVRTEFRTMGDALKLGIDVFEVLDAANARIEISDFAFFAVCLRLQRETGGQLSETLENLATIIRARRDMKLKTKALTAEGRMTSKIIAAVPFVIMAALYLMNPQYLDPLFATELGRDLLGAAGVLMSIGLMIVNKMAKLETN, encoded by the coding sequence ATGAGCCCCGCCGACATCGTCACCGCAGGCGCCTTTCTGGGCGTCATCTTCATCGGCCTGATTCTCTCGACGTTGCGCGATGCGCGGCGCGCGCAGCCGGAGGTGCGCATTCGCGTGCGTCTGCAGGAGATTCAGACGCTGGAGATCACCGAGACGGTGTCGCCGGATGCGAAGGCCGCGGAGCTTTTCAAGCTGCGCTCGCCCGAAGGCTGGCTCGAGGTGTGGTATCGGCGTCATCGTCAGCGGCTCGCGACCATTGGCGGCTCGCACGGCATGAAGTGGATGGTGGTGGCGGCGGTGCTGGGATTCGTGGCGAGCATCGTGGCGTCCAAATTGCCCTGGATTCACGGGCCGTTCGTGCCGCTGCTGTTTCTGCTGTTGCCCGCGCTCGCGGTGGTCATGGCGTATCGCATGCTCAACCGCCGTTTCAGCACGCGTTTTCTCAAGGCGTTTCCCGACACGCTCGATCTCGTGATCCGCGCCGTGCGCGCGGGCGTGCCCGTGACCTACGCGATCGCGGCGGCCGGCGAGCAGGCGGACGAACCCGTGCGCACCGAATTCCGCACCATGGGCGACGCGCTCAAACTCGGCATCGACGTATTCGAGGTGCTCGACGCCGCCAATGCGCGCATCGAAATTTCCGACTTCGCGTTCTTCGCCGTGTGCCTGCGCCTGCAACGCGAAACCGGCGGCCAGCTGAGCGAAACGCTGGAAAATCTCGCGACGATCATTCGCGCGCGCCGCGACATGAAGCTCAAGACGAAGGCGCTCACGGCGGAAGGCCGCATGACGAGCAAGATCATCGCGGCGGTGCCGTTCGTCATCATGGCGGCCCTCTACCTGATGAACCCGCAATATCTCGACCCGCTGTTTGCGACCGAACTGGGCCGCGACCTGCTGGGCGCGGCGGGCGTGCTGATGTCGATCGGTCTGATGATCGTGAACAAAATGGCGAAGCTGGAGACGAATTGA
- a CDS encoding CpaF family protein, producing the protein MSFGLKRDIESHAPQVQPAEKPRTSEASAAIARLSRDIEVRREPAPAAAAVSETMIRSEAFRVIRTGVFSSMNVSAAVLKTREEVREGIEQIVADIVERERMNFTLAEQMLMVDELLNDMFGVGPIEPLLADDTVTDILVNGPDQVYVERHGRLELTPLQFRDNAHVVNVAQRIAAAIGRRVDESSPMVDARLADGSRVNVVLPPLAIHGACIAIRKFSKRNITLARMAQQGNMSAEMARVLKIAATSRLNILISGGTGSGKTTLLNAMSHFIDERERVITIEDAAELQLQQPHVVSLETRPDNTEGTGGVDQRDLVRNALRMRPDRIILGETRGAEAFDVLQAMNTGHDGSMTTIHANTPRDAIARLESMVMMANGNLPLASIRRQIASAVHMIVQVERMRDGVRRITRVSEIAGMEGDIVTTQDLFVFRYDTTSYNDEVKGTFDCSAIRPVFAGRAAYYGLEDALMEAIKV; encoded by the coding sequence ATGAGTTTCGGTCTCAAACGCGATATCGAAAGCCACGCGCCGCAGGTGCAGCCGGCCGAGAAGCCGCGCACGAGCGAAGCGTCGGCCGCCATTGCACGCCTGTCGCGCGACATCGAAGTCCGGCGCGAACCCGCGCCCGCGGCCGCGGCAGTCAGCGAGACCATGATCCGCTCGGAAGCATTCCGGGTGATCCGCACCGGCGTGTTTTCGTCGATGAACGTCTCGGCCGCCGTGCTCAAGACGCGCGAGGAAGTGCGCGAAGGCATCGAGCAGATCGTGGCCGATATCGTCGAGCGCGAGCGCATGAACTTCACGCTCGCCGAGCAGATGCTGATGGTCGACGAGCTGCTGAACGACATGTTCGGCGTCGGTCCGATCGAGCCGCTGCTCGCCGACGACACCGTCACCGATATTCTGGTCAACGGCCCCGACCAGGTGTACGTGGAACGCCACGGCCGCCTCGAACTCACGCCGCTGCAATTCCGCGACAACGCGCACGTCGTCAACGTCGCGCAGCGCATCGCGGCGGCGATCGGCCGTCGCGTCGACGAAAGCAGCCCGATGGTCGACGCGCGTCTCGCCGACGGCAGCCGGGTGAACGTCGTGCTGCCGCCGCTCGCGATCCACGGCGCGTGTATCGCCATTCGTAAGTTCTCGAAGCGCAACATCACGCTCGCGCGCATGGCGCAGCAGGGCAACATGTCGGCGGAAATGGCGCGCGTGCTGAAGATCGCCGCGACCTCGCGCCTGAACATCCTGATCTCGGGCGGTACGGGTTCCGGCAAGACCACGCTGCTCAACGCGATGTCGCATTTCATCGACGAACGCGAGCGCGTGATCACGATCGAAGACGCGGCCGAACTGCAACTCCAGCAGCCGCACGTGGTGAGCCTCGAAACGCGGCCCGACAACACCGAAGGCACGGGCGGCGTGGACCAGCGCGACCTCGTGCGCAACGCGCTGCGGATGCGCCCCGACCGCATCATCCTCGGCGAAACCCGGGGCGCCGAAGCGTTCGACGTGTTGCAGGCGATGAACACGGGCCACGACGGCTCGATGACCACGATCCACGCGAACACGCCGCGCGACGCCATCGCGCGTCTGGAAAGCATGGTGATGATGGCGAACGGCAACCTGCCGCTCGCCTCCATCCGCCGCCAGATCGCGAGCGCCGTGCACATGATCGTGCAGGTCGAGCGTATGCGCGACGGCGTGCGCCGCATCACGCGCGTGTCGGAAATCGCGGGCATGGAAGGCGACATCGTCACGACGCAGGATCTCTTCGTGTTCCGCTACGACACGACGAGCTACAACGACGAAGTGAAAGGCACGTTCGACTGCTCGGCGATCCGCCCCGTGTTCGCGGGCCGCGCGGCGTACTACGGCCTCGAAGACGCGCTCATGGAGGCGATCAAGGTATGA
- a CDS encoding AAA family ATPase gives MGVSETLSRLRPGKATAAQAAEFVAYVSDAQTEESVRRYVHDRMIQHAFIAIGTVDDAIERLKSMERSPSKLLIDVSGSDMPLSDLERLAQVCEPSVSVVTVGERNDVGLFRNLLKIGVQDYLVKPLTSELLQRTFDTTTNAEPLQHRRTGKVIAIAGTRGGVGTTTIGVALARQLADVTMRRVAYLDLNLNGGAACTLLGLTSNNGLTDVLENVHRLDVQYMERTFVTLGPRLFVLSSELDYGNAFELQQGALSELVSTLKHHFHYVLLDMPSASGIAAEEAFSAAKNIYLVADRSVHSAREVTRMIRYAQSAGNEPTISVLVNNPGQPAAGRVASSDLTAAIGYPVTQEFPFDGKSVAAAENLGERVRPDSEFGVAISLLADNLTGTHSTAAAPWYARFIPRKKA, from the coding sequence ATGGGTGTATCCGAAACCCTTTCACGCTTGCGTCCCGGCAAAGCCACGGCGGCCCAGGCGGCCGAATTCGTCGCGTACGTGAGCGACGCGCAGACCGAAGAGTCGGTGCGCCGCTACGTGCACGACCGTATGATCCAGCACGCGTTCATCGCGATCGGCACGGTCGACGACGCCATCGAGCGCCTGAAAAGCATGGAGCGCTCGCCGTCGAAGCTGCTGATCGACGTGTCGGGTTCCGACATGCCGCTCTCCGACCTCGAACGCCTCGCGCAAGTGTGCGAGCCGTCCGTCTCGGTCGTGACCGTGGGCGAGCGCAACGACGTCGGCCTGTTCCGCAATCTGCTGAAGATCGGCGTGCAGGACTATCTCGTCAAGCCGCTCACCTCCGAGCTGCTGCAACGCACCTTCGACACCACCACGAACGCCGAGCCGCTCCAGCATCGCCGCACCGGCAAGGTGATCGCGATCGCGGGCACGCGCGGCGGCGTGGGCACGACCACCATCGGCGTGGCGCTGGCCCGCCAGCTTGCCGACGTGACCATGCGCCGGGTCGCGTACCTCGACCTCAACCTGAACGGCGGCGCGGCCTGCACGCTGCTCGGCCTGACGAGCAACAACGGTCTCACCGACGTGCTCGAGAACGTGCACCGGCTCGACGTGCAGTACATGGAGCGCACCTTCGTGACGCTCGGCCCGCGCCTGTTCGTGCTCTCGTCGGAGCTCGACTACGGCAACGCGTTCGAGCTGCAGCAAGGCGCGCTGAGCGAACTGGTCTCGACGCTCAAGCACCACTTCCACTACGTGCTGCTCGACATGCCGAGCGCGAGCGGCATTGCCGCCGAGGAAGCCTTCTCGGCCGCCAAGAACATCTACCTCGTGGCCGACCGCTCCGTGCATTCGGCGCGCGAAGTCACGCGCATGATCCGCTACGCGCAGTCGGCCGGCAACGAACCGACCATTTCCGTGCTCGTCAACAATCCGGGCCAGCCGGCCGCGGGCCGCGTGGCGTCGAGCGATCTCACGGCGGCGATCGGTTATCCGGTCACGCAGGAATTCCCGTTCGACGGCAAGTCGGTCGCCGCGGCCGAAAACCTCGGCGAACGCGTGCGTCCGGACAGCGAGTTCGGCGTGGCGATCAGCCTGCTCGCCGACAACCTCACGGGTACGCACAGCACCGCGGCCGCGCCGTGGTACGCCCGCTTCATCCCCCGGAAGAAAGCATGA
- a CDS encoding CpaD family pilus assembly lipoprotein, whose protein sequence is MASLRPRTLFCRLPLALLLCAALGACMSERPPIGLPSAQSIQFDGVHALGPNCASIALPSTIGDPDMVEHPSIPFGCATYSNLAAQLARPADIVQPTPYGGTNGVVAERALSRYNAMPEPHAAPDAAPATTNVGH, encoded by the coding sequence ATGGCTAGCTTGCGCCCGCGAACCCTTTTTTGCCGCTTGCCGCTCGCGCTGCTGCTGTGCGCCGCGCTCGGCGCGTGCATGTCCGAGCGTCCGCCGATCGGCCTGCCCAGCGCCCAGTCGATCCAGTTCGACGGCGTGCATGCACTCGGCCCGAACTGCGCGTCGATCGCGTTGCCCTCCACGATCGGCGACCCCGACATGGTCGAACATCCGTCGATTCCGTTCGGTTGCGCGACCTATTCGAATCTCGCCGCGCAACTCGCGCGGCCTGCCGACATCGTGCAGCCCACGCCTTACGGCGGCACGAACGGCGTCGTCGCGGAGCGCGCCCTGTCGCGCTACAACGCCATGCCGGAGCCGCACGCGGCACCGGACGCCGCGCCCGCCACGACGAATGTGGGCCATTGA
- a CDS encoding type II and III secretion system protein family protein — MTVAHAAGPMRTVPGAASASGAANSPMIYATPSAPVAEAPGTPLAVGTGKGVMLRLPAPATAVFVADPDIADVHVPNSQAVFVLGKKAGSTTLYALGANNKTILQRTVVVNTDIDALHDMLATRFPALTLHVEAAPGSLLVAGQVPSAADADAVVQTLKPYLHDKESLINRLTVTRSMQVNLHVRIAEVDRTVTQQFGVNWSAVGGMWGNFIGGMLSGRTIQDTSGVYQIASSNAFSTLLGFKAGKTNIQALIDALDQEGLITMLAEPNLTAMSGETASFLAGGEFPIPVSQSGSSGGSIGVEFKPFGVSLNFTPTVLSDNRISLKVNPEVSQIDSTASITTNGISIPGLSVRRLSTTVELGSGQSFAIGGLLTSDSSDTLAALPGIGTLPVLGKLFSSRQYQDKKTELVVIITPYLVNPTDGNRLRTPLDTLISPSGDIEYGVQRSLGIDPLSGDTPRLVGAAGFVY, encoded by the coding sequence ATGACCGTGGCGCATGCCGCCGGTCCGATGCGCACCGTTCCTGGCGCGGCCTCCGCGTCGGGCGCCGCGAATTCGCCGATGATCTACGCGACGCCCAGCGCGCCGGTTGCGGAAGCGCCCGGCACGCCGCTCGCCGTCGGCACCGGCAAGGGCGTGATGCTGCGCCTGCCCGCGCCCGCCACCGCCGTGTTCGTCGCCGATCCCGACATCGCCGACGTGCACGTGCCCAACTCGCAAGCCGTGTTCGTGCTCGGCAAGAAGGCCGGCTCGACCACGCTCTACGCGCTCGGCGCCAACAACAAGACCATCCTGCAGCGCACGGTGGTCGTGAACACCGACATCGACGCGCTGCACGACATGCTCGCCACGCGCTTTCCGGCGCTGACCCTGCACGTGGAAGCCGCGCCCGGTTCGCTGCTGGTCGCGGGCCAGGTGCCGAGCGCCGCCGACGCCGACGCCGTGGTGCAAACGCTCAAGCCGTATCTGCACGACAAGGAATCGCTCATCAACCGCCTCACGGTGACGCGTTCGATGCAGGTGAACCTGCACGTGCGCATTGCGGAAGTCGACCGCACGGTCACGCAGCAGTTCGGCGTGAACTGGTCGGCGGTGGGCGGCATGTGGGGCAACTTCATCGGCGGCATGCTCTCGGGCCGCACGATTCAGGACACCTCGGGCGTTTATCAGATCGCGAGCAGCAACGCGTTCTCGACGCTGCTCGGCTTCAAGGCCGGCAAGACCAACATTCAGGCGCTGATCGACGCGCTCGACCAGGAAGGCCTCATCACGATGCTCGCCGAGCCGAATCTCACGGCCATGTCGGGCGAAACGGCCAGCTTCCTCGCGGGCGGCGAGTTCCCGATTCCGGTCTCGCAAAGCGGCAGCAGCGGCGGTTCGATCGGCGTGGAATTCAAGCCGTTCGGCGTGTCGCTCAACTTCACGCCCACCGTGCTGTCCGACAACCGCATCAGCCTGAAGGTGAACCCCGAAGTCAGCCAGATCGACAGCACGGCCAGCATCACGACCAACGGCATTTCCATTCCGGGCCTGAGCGTGCGCCGTCTTTCGACCACGGTCGAACTCGGCAGCGGCCAGAGCTTCGCGATCGGCGGCCTGCTGACGAGCGACTCGAGCGACACGCTGGCCGCGCTGCCCGGTATCGGCACGCTGCCGGTGCTCGGCAAGCTGTTCTCGTCGCGCCAGTATCAGGACAAGAAAACCGAACTCGTCGTCATCATCACGCCGTACCTCGTGAATCCGACCGACGGCAACCGTCTGCGCACGCCGCTCGACACGCTGATCTCACCGAGCGGCGACATCGAGTATGGCGTGCAGCGCTCGCTCGGCATCGACCCGCTGTCCGGCGACACGCCGCGGCTCGTGGGCGCCGCGGGCTTCGTCTACTGA